TAAAACAACAGGAAGTTAAAGAAGATACGGGAAGAACCAGCAGCATTGCCAACAGATTTCTTCTTGATTCTTGGCTCTTGATTTTGGTTCTCAACTTTACACCTTAAACTTTTAACCGTAGTTCTCTGTAGACTTTAGACTCTTGGTTCTTTTACCCGCTCCTTCAGTTCTTAGCCAACTCGTTGGAAGAGTATATCCCCGATGACGGGACGCGAATTGAATGGGAGCCAAAATGGCTGTAATTTGAGCTATAACAATGATCGATAAAATGATTGTCTAACTTATTAACAACAAACAAAATGAATCCACTTGACGTTTTTCAGCAAGAAGCGCCTGAAGTAGCAAAAGCATTTGACGGGCTAATTGAAGCATTGAAAGAAACTTCCGGATTGGATGCCAAAACCAAGCAATTGATTTATATCGGCATCAAAGCTGCTGCAGGAGATACGACGGCTATCTATTTCCATGTGCAAATGGCAAAGAACCTGGGAGCTACAAGGGAAGAAATCCGGGATACGGTTTTAATTACCTTGTCGGTTTGCGGACTCAAAGGAGTTGCCACTTGCCTTCCCACTGCCATGGAGGCATATGACAAAGCAACCTCATCTTCGCAGAATATATTCTTTTGACATCCCTTCGATGAAAGAGTAGGGAATGGATATTAAATGCGTTCCAATACTTTTTCGACTAATGTTTGGATCGCTTCTTTATAGTTGACGAAAGCATCGTGTACCCGTCGGTTGGCAATAATGCAACAGACGGTTAATGCTTTGTGTCCCATTAATCTTGAGAGTCCTGCAATAGCTGACCCTTCCATCTCGTAGTTGGTGATTTTGAAACGGTCGTAACGGAAAGCTTCCACTTTATCATTGAGGGAAGGATGAGCCAGCGACAGACGCAATTCGCGCCCCTGTGGACCATAGAATCCGTTGGCAGATATGGTAACACCTTTTACCATATCATCTTGTCCGATACGTTCAACCAGTTCCGGGTCATTATCGATGACATAGGGAGCG
The sequence above is drawn from the Microbacter margulisiae genome and encodes:
- a CDS encoding carboxymuconolactone decarboxylase family protein gives rise to the protein MNPLDVFQQEAPEVAKAFDGLIEALKETSGLDAKTKQLIYIGIKAAAGDTTAIYFHVQMAKNLGATREEIRDTVLITLSVCGLKGVATCLPTAMEAYDKATSSSQNIFF